A single region of the Triplophysa dalaica isolate WHDGS20190420 chromosome 15, ASM1584641v1, whole genome shotgun sequence genome encodes:
- the si:ch211-266o15.1 gene encoding zinc finger MYM-type protein 4 isoform X4, protein MDESSELEVQTSNDQGVGSSGPSDARMEEELDGLPVFGTDDDDWEMDSTFSQRVFSQLDRNSDDEDKNDSRDGAPTTVANPDENSSSTIGSSEVDEERTKVSEENPLTPSSDAIIDIPETQSQVDTTTPQSDANLQKEPPGPDKETHFPPVIQIKDEPIDEDYDKALIPQSDTSNVKQEVNENEASSPSDELRISSVFSVSGNNSDTVSAPVATVQQTSFPLMSQSTSLRGTLILPTQAQPQFQLRIQPRPQMQPQIRTQTAILSQAPIQPPAPQVHAPPPAVRICCSGCSKILQKGQTAFQRKGSNQLFCSTVCLTSFSLPSVQFTPIIAPRKTCNLCLKVIVNLKDLITIPVGSMNTLKEFCSLACLNIYKDRYENAPPDIFTQCNVCKLVREIQHEVTHLGVVHKLCSDECFARFRSSRNLYMSYCENCGNCNASGNYHLVQIEDGIKKFCTTDCITTFKQKSGKRLSCPYCQEFKNLDQMIDGTNIQGVTEFFCSQRCVALSQASPSLTGTSFPCTSCKKLAIPQYHLAIADGSIRNFCSLDCVGKFQDKMNTSVPHNQINGNSHGAQSAPSEQPTEKHAPTQTSSSNLSGQSQNSVPSHAPAPGPVNSQETVQKATKSIPSAYKKELECMQCRVLFQDKPQVFQCKGLSGAFCTRACCDAYKREHNVTAFCEYCKQEKVVKDAITYEKQLRYFCCEGCKLLFKHDLTKRQGVQFRFCAYCQNMTHKTVQNFFGGKLEEFCTEDCMSQYTVLFYEMAKCYNCKQQGPLKESLVLYGSKKHFCNMNCLRNFCSRTLMYRQSRNSTLTNLTTVQAPLSISKDMPVIGGVVSLASTLPGNTAVTGALPTSNANSKNIGEASTQTDAAVPGTPHRRTLKNKALMCRPITEEQGVQCQRDPPTAQPLSETVIDENGEKVRLVPFPVPIPVPVYIPVPMHLYTQYTPFPLGLPLPVPVPVVIPGSQDADEPGERKSSLPAQSSVEDDEGDKGKGKPLSHDQVSTYSGDLESEATSTPFSCADNEEAAVGRKQLVPSSELEDPQVAASTASPEHPDLEDDFPRALADPGLAKESRLVLTLKRRRKGRDCCPAKKRGRKRSGTDTSSSVWLSTSSSKLNQVYGVAAWTSWVKSKKGQTSDEGAQQSPGPMVMKEDVLQCSSAELCYGLCRFVKEVRRPNGEVYEPDSVYYLCLGIQQCLLEKGRLENIFTDSLYNEFISEITMLLKDWGNTLPLGGYMNSRVEEEYLWECKQLGALSPIVLLNTLLFFGAKMLNLKTVEQHQLLSFSNVTQCSKTIKNGVSAYLKFKLPNKEESTEKRAAVKRKREEETAEEQFMEMPENSENPLRCPVRLYQFYLSKCSDTVKQRPDLFYLQPETSCHPSSPVWYSAQPLDTAMMESMLTRIIVVRDIHLDSTQQKYPDSSDEESSH, encoded by the exons ATGGACGAATCATCAG AGTTGGAGGTTCAAACATCGAACGATCAGGGTGTGGGAAGCAGTGGTCCATCTGATGCTCGCATGGAAGAGGAGCTTGATGGACTTCCTGTCTTTGGGACAGATGACGATGACTGGGAAATGGACAGTACCTTCAGTCAGAGGGTGTTCTCTCAGTTAGACAGAAACAGTGATGACGAGGATAAAAATGACAGCCGAGATGGAGCGCCAACTACTGTTGCAAATCCAG ACGAAAACAGTTCCTCTACTATTGGATCATCAGAAGTGGATGAAGAAAGAACAAAAGTTTCTGAGGAAAATCCTCTCACGCCTTCATCTGACGCCATTATAG ATATCCCGGAAACGCAGTCACAAGTTGATACTACGACACCGCAAAGCGATGCCAAT TTACAGAAAGAGCCTCCCGGGCCAGATAAAGAAACCCATTTCCCACCTGTAATACAAATTAAGGATGAACCTATAGATGAGGATTATGATAAAGCATTAATACCCCAGTCTGACACCAGCAATGTTAAACAGGAGGTTAATGAGAATGAG GCGTCCTCTCCATCAGATGAGTTGAGGATAAGCTCTGTGTTCTCTGTTAGTGGAAACAACAGCGACACAGTTTCAG CTCCAGTGGCGACCGTCCAGCAGACATCATTCCCGTTGATGTCCCAGTCTACTTCACTCAGAGGGACTTTAATTCTGCCAACCCAAGCCCAACCTCAGTTTCAGCTGCGTATACAGCCAAGACCCCAAATGCAACCTCAAATCCGGACGCAGACGGCAATACTGTCTCAGGCTCCCATCCAACCCCCTGCCCCCCAGGTCCATGCTCCCCCGCCAGCAGTGAGGATCTGCTGTTCCGGCTGCTCTAAAATCCTACAGAAGGGTCAAACTGCCTTCCAGCGGAAAGGCTCCAACCAGCTGTTTTGCTCCACGGTCTGCCTGACCAGTTTCAGTTTACCCTCCGTTCAGTTTACCCCCATTATTGCTCCCAGGAAAACCTGCAACCTCTGCCTTAA GGTAATCGTAAATCTGAAGGACCTGATAACCATCCCCGTGGGTTCCATGAATACACTAAAGGAATTCTGTAGCCTTGCTTgtctaaatatttataaagacagATATGAAAATGCACCTCCGGATATATTCACACAATGCAACGTGTGTAAGCTGGTCAGAGAG attCAGCATGAAGTTACTCATCTGGGGGTTGTGCACAAGCTGTGCAGCGATGAGTGCTTTGCACGCTTCCGATCCTCTAGAAATCTCTACATGAGCTACTGCGAGAACTGTGGCAACTGTAACGCCTCGGGAAACTATCATCTTGTTCAGATAGAGGACGGTATTAAAAAGTTCTGCACCACTGACTGCATCACTACTTTCAAACAG AAGAGTGGCAAGAGGCTTTCTTGTCCCTATTGCCAAGAGTTCAAAAATTTAGATCAAATGATCGATGGGACAAACATACAGGGTGTCACAGAGTTCTTCTGCTCCCAAAGATGTGTGGCCTTGAGTCAAGCGTCTCCCAGTCTGACAg GGACCTCTTTCCCCTGTACAAGCTGCAAGAAGTTAGCCATTCCTCAGTATCACCTCGCCATCGCTGACGGATCCATCAGGAACTTCTGCTCATTAGATTGTGTCGGCAAATTTCAG GACAAGATGAACACATCTGTACCTCATAACCAGATAAACGGGAACTCGCATGGCGCTCAAAGCGCACCATCGGAGCAACCCACAGAGAAACACGCGCCCACCCAGACCTCTTCTTCTAATTTGTCTGGCCAAAGTCAAAATTCAGTTCCATCTCATGCGCCAGCTCCGGGTCCAGTGAACTCGCAAGAAACCGTGCAGAAAGCAACCAAGTCGATCCCAAGCGCTTACAAAAAGGAACTTGAGTGCATGCAGTGCCGTGTTCTGTTCCAAGACAAACCTCAGGTCTTTCAATGCAAG GGTCTGTCAGGGGCGTTCTGCACTCGAGCCTGTTGTGACGCTTATAAGAGAGAGCATAATGTGACAGCTTTTTGCGAGTATTGCAAACAGGAAAAGGTGGTCAAAGACGCCATCACTTATGAAAAGCAGCTCCGATATTTTTGTTGTGAAG GCTGTAAACTGCTTTTTAAGCATGACCTTACCAAACGGCAAGGAGTTCAGTTCAGGTTTTGCGCATACTGTCAAAACATGACACACAAAACCGTACAGAACTTTTTCGGAGGCAAGCTGGAGGAGTTTTGCACAGAAGACTGCATGTCTCAATACACAGTGCTCTTTTATGAG atgGCCAAATGTTACAACTGTAAACAGCAGGGCCCGCTGAAGGAAAGCCTTGTCTTATATGGatccaaaaaacatttctgtaacaTGAATTGTCTGAGGAATTTCTGCTCGAGAACCCTGATGTATCGTCAGTCTAGGAACA GTACTCTGACTAATTTGACTACGGTACAAGCTCCGTTATCCATTTCCAAGGACATGCCTGTTATTGGTGGTGTGGTGTCACTTGCCTCAACGTTACCTGGAAATACTGCTGTTACAG GAGCTCTCCCTACCTCGAACGCCAACTCCAAAAACATTGGTGAA GCCAGCACACAGACCGACGCTGCAGTGCCCGGTACTCCACATCGCAGGACGTTAAAGAATAAAGCTCTCATGTGCCGACCCATCACTGAAGAACAAGGGGTCCAGTGTCAGCGAGATCCTCCAACAGCTCAACCTCTATCTGAAACAG TGATTGATGAAAATGGAGAAAAAGTGAGGTTGGTGCCATTCCCGGTGCCCATTCCAGTGCCAGTTTACATTCCCGTTCCAATGCATCTGTACACTCAGTACACACCGTTTCCACTGGGCCTTCCTCTACCT GTGCCTGTACCTGTGGTCATACCTGGATCCCAAGACGCGGATGAACCAGGGGAGCGTAAAAGCAGCCTGCCTGCTCAGAGCTCGGTGGAGGACGATGAGGGCGACAAGGGAAAAGGCAAGCCTTTGTCACATG ACCAGGTCAGCACATACAGTGGAGATCTGGAGTCCGAGGCCACATCAACACCCTTCAGCTGTGCAGATAATGAGGAAGCCGCGGTCGGCAGGAAACAATTGGTCCCATCATCAGAATTAGAGGATCCGCAAGTAGCGGCATCGACAGCATCACCAGAACATCCGGATTTGGAAGATGACTTTCCCCGTG CATTAGCTGACCCTGGATTAGCTAAAGAGAGCAGACTGGTATTGACATTGAAGCGGCGCAGGAAGGGCAGAGACTGCTGCCCTGCCAAAAAAAGG GGCCGTAAGCGATCTGGAACGGACACGTCGAGCAGCGTTTGGCTTAGCACCTCCAGCTCAAAGCTTAACCAAGTGTACGGAGTCGCAGCATGGACCAGCTGGGTAAAATCTAAAAAAGGACAGACATCGGACGAAGGGGCGCAACAGTCCC CGGGCCCCATGGTTATGAAGGAGGATGTGTTACAGTGCAGTTCTGCAGAACTCTGTTACGGTTTGTGCCGTTTCGTCAAGGAGGTCCGCAGGCCGAACGGCGAGGTTTATGAACCCGATAGCGTCTACTACCTGTGCCTGGGCATTCAGCAG TGTCTGCTCGAAAAGGGACGTCTGGAGAATATCTTCACCGATTCGCTCTATAATGAGTTCATCAGCGAGATCACCATGCTGCTGAAAGACTGGGGCAATACTTTGCCTCTTGGGG GCTACATGAATTCACGGGTTGAAGAGGAATACCTTTGGGAATGTAAGCAGTTGGGAGCACTGTCTCCTATCGTCCTGCTCAACACGCTGCTCTTTTTCGGAGCCAAAATGCTAAACCTCAAAACGGTCGAACAGCATCAACTCCTCTCGTTCTCCAATGTCACCCAGTGTTCCAAGACCATCAAAAATGGCGTGTCCGCTTATCTTAAATTCAAACTACCTAACAAAGAGGAATCCACAGAAAAGAGAG CAGCTGTTAAAAGGAAACGGGAGGAGGAGACGGCGGAGGAGCAGTTCATGGAGATGCCCGAGAACTCGGAGAACCCTTTACGCTGTCCTGTTAGACTCTACCAGTTCTATCTCTCCAAATG CTCAGACACCGTGAAACAGCGTCCGGATCTGTTCTACCTGCAGCCCGAGACCTCCTGTCATCCCAGCAGCCCTGTGTGGTACTCAGCTCAGCCTTTGGACACCGCGATGATGGAGAGCATGCTCACACGCATCATAGTTGTACGAGACATTCACCTGGACTCTACACAGCAGAAATATCCAGACTCTTCAGATGAAGAGAGTTCTCATTGA
- the si:ch211-266o15.1 gene encoding zinc finger MYM-type protein 4 isoform X1 has protein sequence MDESSELEVQTSNDQGVGSSGPSDARMEEELDGLPVFGTDDDDWEMDSTFSQRVFSQLDRNSDDEDKNDSRDGAPTTVANPDENSSSTIGSSEVDEERTKVSEENPLTPSSDAIIDIPETQSQVDTTTPQSDANLQKEPPGPDKETHFPPVIQIKDEPIDEDYDKALIPQSDTSNVKQEVNENEASSPSDELRISSVFSVSGNNSDTVSEQNRRNQLTNDTFRGGPLAPVATVQQTSFPLMSQSTSLRGTLILPTQAQPQFQLRIQPRPQMQPQIRTQTAILSQAPIQPPAPQVHAPPPAVRICCSGCSKILQKGQTAFQRKGSNQLFCSTVCLTSFSLPSVQFTPIIAPRKTCNLCLKVIVNLKDLITIPVGSMNTLKEFCSLACLNIYKDRYENAPPDIFTQCNVCKLVREIQHEVTHLGVVHKLCSDECFARFRSSRNLYMSYCENCGNCNASGNYHLVQIEDGIKKFCTTDCITTFKQKSGKRLSCPYCQEFKNLDQMIDGTNIQGVTEFFCSQRCVALSQASPSLTGTSFPCTSCKKLAIPQYHLAIADGSIRNFCSLDCVGKFQDKMNTSVPHNQINGNSHGAQSAPSEQPTEKHAPTQTSSSNLSGQSQNSVPSHAPAPGPVNSQETVQKATKSIPSAYKKELECMQCRVLFQDKPQVFQCKGLSGAFCTRACCDAYKREHNVTAFCEYCKQEKVVKDAITYEKQLRYFCCEGCKLLFKHDLTKRQGVQFRFCAYCQNMTHKTVQNFFGGKLEEFCTEDCMSQYTVLFYEMAKCYNCKQQGPLKESLVLYGSKKHFCNMNCLRNFCSRTLMYRQSRNSTLTNLTTVQAPLSISKDMPVIGGVVSLASTLPGNTAVTGALPTSNANSKNIGEASTQTDAAVPGTPHRRTLKNKALMCRPITEEQGVQCQRDPPTAQPLSETVIDENGEKVRLVPFPVPIPVPVYIPVPMHLYTQYTPFPLGLPLPVPVPVVIPGSQDADEPGERKSSLPAQSSVEDDEGDKGKGKPLSHDQVSTYSGDLESEATSTPFSCADNEEAAVGRKQLVPSSELEDPQVAASTASPEHPDLEDDFPRALADPGLAKESRLVLTLKRRRKGRDCCPAKKRGRKRSGTDTSSSVWLSTSSSKLNQVYGVAAWTSWVKSKKGQTSDEGAQQSPGPMVMKEDVLQCSSAELCYGLCRFVKEVRRPNGEVYEPDSVYYLCLGIQQCLLEKGRLENIFTDSLYNEFISEITMLLKDWGNTLPLGGYMNSRVEEEYLWECKQLGALSPIVLLNTLLFFGAKMLNLKTVEQHQLLSFSNVTQCSKTIKNGVSAYLKFKLPNKEESTEKRAAVKRKREEETAEEQFMEMPENSENPLRCPVRLYQFYLSKCSDTVKQRPDLFYLQPETSCHPSSPVWYSAQPLDTAMMESMLTRIIVVRDIHLDSTQQKYPDSSDEESSH, from the exons ATGGACGAATCATCAG AGTTGGAGGTTCAAACATCGAACGATCAGGGTGTGGGAAGCAGTGGTCCATCTGATGCTCGCATGGAAGAGGAGCTTGATGGACTTCCTGTCTTTGGGACAGATGACGATGACTGGGAAATGGACAGTACCTTCAGTCAGAGGGTGTTCTCTCAGTTAGACAGAAACAGTGATGACGAGGATAAAAATGACAGCCGAGATGGAGCGCCAACTACTGTTGCAAATCCAG ACGAAAACAGTTCCTCTACTATTGGATCATCAGAAGTGGATGAAGAAAGAACAAAAGTTTCTGAGGAAAATCCTCTCACGCCTTCATCTGACGCCATTATAG ATATCCCGGAAACGCAGTCACAAGTTGATACTACGACACCGCAAAGCGATGCCAAT TTACAGAAAGAGCCTCCCGGGCCAGATAAAGAAACCCATTTCCCACCTGTAATACAAATTAAGGATGAACCTATAGATGAGGATTATGATAAAGCATTAATACCCCAGTCTGACACCAGCAATGTTAAACAGGAGGTTAATGAGAATGAG GCGTCCTCTCCATCAGATGAGTTGAGGATAAGCTCTGTGTTCTCTGTTAGTGGAAACAACAGCGACACAGTTTCAG AACAAAATAGGCGGAACCAACTAACAAATGACACGTTCCGGGGGGGTCCGTTAG CTCCAGTGGCGACCGTCCAGCAGACATCATTCCCGTTGATGTCCCAGTCTACTTCACTCAGAGGGACTTTAATTCTGCCAACCCAAGCCCAACCTCAGTTTCAGCTGCGTATACAGCCAAGACCCCAAATGCAACCTCAAATCCGGACGCAGACGGCAATACTGTCTCAGGCTCCCATCCAACCCCCTGCCCCCCAGGTCCATGCTCCCCCGCCAGCAGTGAGGATCTGCTGTTCCGGCTGCTCTAAAATCCTACAGAAGGGTCAAACTGCCTTCCAGCGGAAAGGCTCCAACCAGCTGTTTTGCTCCACGGTCTGCCTGACCAGTTTCAGTTTACCCTCCGTTCAGTTTACCCCCATTATTGCTCCCAGGAAAACCTGCAACCTCTGCCTTAA GGTAATCGTAAATCTGAAGGACCTGATAACCATCCCCGTGGGTTCCATGAATACACTAAAGGAATTCTGTAGCCTTGCTTgtctaaatatttataaagacagATATGAAAATGCACCTCCGGATATATTCACACAATGCAACGTGTGTAAGCTGGTCAGAGAG attCAGCATGAAGTTACTCATCTGGGGGTTGTGCACAAGCTGTGCAGCGATGAGTGCTTTGCACGCTTCCGATCCTCTAGAAATCTCTACATGAGCTACTGCGAGAACTGTGGCAACTGTAACGCCTCGGGAAACTATCATCTTGTTCAGATAGAGGACGGTATTAAAAAGTTCTGCACCACTGACTGCATCACTACTTTCAAACAG AAGAGTGGCAAGAGGCTTTCTTGTCCCTATTGCCAAGAGTTCAAAAATTTAGATCAAATGATCGATGGGACAAACATACAGGGTGTCACAGAGTTCTTCTGCTCCCAAAGATGTGTGGCCTTGAGTCAAGCGTCTCCCAGTCTGACAg GGACCTCTTTCCCCTGTACAAGCTGCAAGAAGTTAGCCATTCCTCAGTATCACCTCGCCATCGCTGACGGATCCATCAGGAACTTCTGCTCATTAGATTGTGTCGGCAAATTTCAG GACAAGATGAACACATCTGTACCTCATAACCAGATAAACGGGAACTCGCATGGCGCTCAAAGCGCACCATCGGAGCAACCCACAGAGAAACACGCGCCCACCCAGACCTCTTCTTCTAATTTGTCTGGCCAAAGTCAAAATTCAGTTCCATCTCATGCGCCAGCTCCGGGTCCAGTGAACTCGCAAGAAACCGTGCAGAAAGCAACCAAGTCGATCCCAAGCGCTTACAAAAAGGAACTTGAGTGCATGCAGTGCCGTGTTCTGTTCCAAGACAAACCTCAGGTCTTTCAATGCAAG GGTCTGTCAGGGGCGTTCTGCACTCGAGCCTGTTGTGACGCTTATAAGAGAGAGCATAATGTGACAGCTTTTTGCGAGTATTGCAAACAGGAAAAGGTGGTCAAAGACGCCATCACTTATGAAAAGCAGCTCCGATATTTTTGTTGTGAAG GCTGTAAACTGCTTTTTAAGCATGACCTTACCAAACGGCAAGGAGTTCAGTTCAGGTTTTGCGCATACTGTCAAAACATGACACACAAAACCGTACAGAACTTTTTCGGAGGCAAGCTGGAGGAGTTTTGCACAGAAGACTGCATGTCTCAATACACAGTGCTCTTTTATGAG atgGCCAAATGTTACAACTGTAAACAGCAGGGCCCGCTGAAGGAAAGCCTTGTCTTATATGGatccaaaaaacatttctgtaacaTGAATTGTCTGAGGAATTTCTGCTCGAGAACCCTGATGTATCGTCAGTCTAGGAACA GTACTCTGACTAATTTGACTACGGTACAAGCTCCGTTATCCATTTCCAAGGACATGCCTGTTATTGGTGGTGTGGTGTCACTTGCCTCAACGTTACCTGGAAATACTGCTGTTACAG GAGCTCTCCCTACCTCGAACGCCAACTCCAAAAACATTGGTGAA GCCAGCACACAGACCGACGCTGCAGTGCCCGGTACTCCACATCGCAGGACGTTAAAGAATAAAGCTCTCATGTGCCGACCCATCACTGAAGAACAAGGGGTCCAGTGTCAGCGAGATCCTCCAACAGCTCAACCTCTATCTGAAACAG TGATTGATGAAAATGGAGAAAAAGTGAGGTTGGTGCCATTCCCGGTGCCCATTCCAGTGCCAGTTTACATTCCCGTTCCAATGCATCTGTACACTCAGTACACACCGTTTCCACTGGGCCTTCCTCTACCT GTGCCTGTACCTGTGGTCATACCTGGATCCCAAGACGCGGATGAACCAGGGGAGCGTAAAAGCAGCCTGCCTGCTCAGAGCTCGGTGGAGGACGATGAGGGCGACAAGGGAAAAGGCAAGCCTTTGTCACATG ACCAGGTCAGCACATACAGTGGAGATCTGGAGTCCGAGGCCACATCAACACCCTTCAGCTGTGCAGATAATGAGGAAGCCGCGGTCGGCAGGAAACAATTGGTCCCATCATCAGAATTAGAGGATCCGCAAGTAGCGGCATCGACAGCATCACCAGAACATCCGGATTTGGAAGATGACTTTCCCCGTG CATTAGCTGACCCTGGATTAGCTAAAGAGAGCAGACTGGTATTGACATTGAAGCGGCGCAGGAAGGGCAGAGACTGCTGCCCTGCCAAAAAAAGG GGCCGTAAGCGATCTGGAACGGACACGTCGAGCAGCGTTTGGCTTAGCACCTCCAGCTCAAAGCTTAACCAAGTGTACGGAGTCGCAGCATGGACCAGCTGGGTAAAATCTAAAAAAGGACAGACATCGGACGAAGGGGCGCAACAGTCCC CGGGCCCCATGGTTATGAAGGAGGATGTGTTACAGTGCAGTTCTGCAGAACTCTGTTACGGTTTGTGCCGTTTCGTCAAGGAGGTCCGCAGGCCGAACGGCGAGGTTTATGAACCCGATAGCGTCTACTACCTGTGCCTGGGCATTCAGCAG TGTCTGCTCGAAAAGGGACGTCTGGAGAATATCTTCACCGATTCGCTCTATAATGAGTTCATCAGCGAGATCACCATGCTGCTGAAAGACTGGGGCAATACTTTGCCTCTTGGGG GCTACATGAATTCACGGGTTGAAGAGGAATACCTTTGGGAATGTAAGCAGTTGGGAGCACTGTCTCCTATCGTCCTGCTCAACACGCTGCTCTTTTTCGGAGCCAAAATGCTAAACCTCAAAACGGTCGAACAGCATCAACTCCTCTCGTTCTCCAATGTCACCCAGTGTTCCAAGACCATCAAAAATGGCGTGTCCGCTTATCTTAAATTCAAACTACCTAACAAAGAGGAATCCACAGAAAAGAGAG CAGCTGTTAAAAGGAAACGGGAGGAGGAGACGGCGGAGGAGCAGTTCATGGAGATGCCCGAGAACTCGGAGAACCCTTTACGCTGTCCTGTTAGACTCTACCAGTTCTATCTCTCCAAATG CTCAGACACCGTGAAACAGCGTCCGGATCTGTTCTACCTGCAGCCCGAGACCTCCTGTCATCCCAGCAGCCCTGTGTGGTACTCAGCTCAGCCTTTGGACACCGCGATGATGGAGAGCATGCTCACACGCATCATAGTTGTACGAGACATTCACCTGGACTCTACACAGCAGAAATATCCAGACTCTTCAGATGAAGAGAGTTCTCATTGA